The Gammaproteobacteria bacterium genome window below encodes:
- a CDS encoding NTP transferase domain-containing protein, with protein sequence MKPIAALILAAGDASRFGSCKQLIELDGTTMLQSCIDKANEVFPGSVFVVTGAYHREISTAIQHAKVIFNPNWEQGIGSSIACGVRAIESQHDAIMILLADQVAIAVSDLRTIVSNFNGSNIVCSRYAGSRGVPALFAQNAFNEMKRLKEDKGAKTILNRSNEKIIDIEILSGEIDIDTPADLEHLNLVRR encoded by the coding sequence TATTGGCGGCAGGTGATGCATCTCGATTTGGTTCATGTAAACAACTGATAGAACTGGACGGCACAACTATGCTGCAGAGTTGCATCGATAAAGCGAATGAGGTTTTCCCTGGCTCGGTATTTGTAGTAACCGGTGCTTATCATCGTGAAATTAGCACCGCGATCCAACATGCCAAAGTCATATTCAACCCAAACTGGGAACAGGGTATTGGGTCTTCTATCGCTTGCGGCGTGCGCGCAATTGAAAGCCAACATGATGCAATCATGATTCTACTTGCAGATCAGGTAGCGATTGCGGTGTCCGATCTCAGGACTATAGTTTCAAACTTTAATGGTTCTAATATTGTCTGTTCTCGTTATGCAGGTTCACGAGGTGTGCCTGCATTGTTTGCTCAAAATGCATTTAATGAAATGAAAAGACTAAAAGAGGATAAAGGAGCCAAGACCATTCTGAACCGATCGAATGAAAAAATTATCGACATAGAAATCCTTAGTGGCGAAATCGACATCGATACTCCCGCTGATCTTGAACACTTGAATCTTGTGCGTCGTTAA